The Crocosphaera subtropica ATCC 51142 genome includes a window with the following:
- a CDS encoding DUF423 domain-containing protein: MIKLFLFIGSILAGLSVAGGAFASHALKDKLSDRSLEIFETGTKYQMYHALALILVALFLTRLETVPMTLSSAGYAFIIGILIFSGSLYALSLTGVKWLGAITPIGGAAFLVGWLSLAIAAWGMK; encoded by the coding sequence ATGATTAAACTGTTTCTTTTTATTGGTTCAATTTTAGCTGGCTTATCCGTCGCAGGTGGGGCATTTGCCAGCCACGCTTTGAAAGATAAATTGAGTGATCGCTCCTTAGAAATCTTTGAGACAGGGACAAAATATCAGATGTATCACGCCCTAGCTTTAATCTTAGTGGCGTTATTTTTAACTCGCCTAGAAACTGTCCCGATGACTTTAAGCAGTGCAGGCTATGCCTTTATTATCGGTATTCTCATCTTTTCAGGGAGTCTTTACGCCCTTAGTTTGACAGGGGTAAAATGGCTAGGAGCGATCACCCCTATTGGTGGGGCTGCGTTTCTTGTGGGTTGGCTAAGTTTGGCGATCGCAGCTTGGGGCATGAAGTAA
- a CDS encoding DUF6262 family protein, which produces MSKKTKEERIKTLKATQEARKQETLDKVNKAIERLLKTGAKISFQAIAREANVSVPYLYKYPELKERIQQLRSQQRKMPSHQVNQPPINAKTHSQMVGRLKKRIQQLEEENKELKRKNEALAGQVYRVHTLQEQVERQKDLIMTLESRLKEPPKAEVIPITSKAKPQVNEQIKTQLDELGIPLNTTLTKTIKGASEDTVLAAIEAVKYQLETREVDNPGGLLNKAIQEGWTKPEPNSVPSPPKPKIYHPTDDEEKKKLSSKDLAKLSNLFKDK; this is translated from the coding sequence ATGAGTAAAAAAACCAAAGAGGAAAGAATTAAGACCCTCAAAGCCACACAAGAAGCCCGAAAGCAAGAAACCTTAGATAAGGTCAATAAAGCCATAGAAAGGTTACTGAAAACAGGGGCAAAAATCAGCTTCCAAGCTATTGCTAGAGAAGCCAATGTTAGTGTTCCTTATCTATATAAATATCCTGAACTAAAAGAACGCATCCAACAGCTACGTTCACAGCAAAGGAAGATGCCAAGTCATCAGGTTAACCAACCTCCTATAAATGCGAAAACTCATTCTCAAATGGTAGGTCGTTTGAAGAAACGGATTCAACAATTAGAAGAAGAAAATAAGGAACTGAAACGGAAAAATGAAGCCTTAGCAGGACAAGTTTATCGGGTTCATACCTTACAAGAACAAGTTGAGAGGCAAAAAGACTTAATCATGACCCTTGAATCTCGACTTAAAGAACCACCCAAAGCTGAAGTAATACCTATTACCAGTAAAGCAAAGCCTCAAGTTAATGAGCAGATTAAAACTCAATTAGATGAGTTAGGAATCCCTCTTAATACTACCCTAACTAAAACTATTAAAGGAGCTTCTGAAGATACTGTCTTAGCTGCTATAGAAGCGGTTAAGTATCAATTAGAAACGAGAGAAGTTGATAACCCTGGCGGACTATTAAATAAGGCTATCCAAGAAGGATGGACTAAACCTGAACCTAATTCTGTTCCCTCTCCTCCCAAACCTAAAATCTACCATCCTACTGATGATGAAGAGAAGAAAAAGCTCTCATCAAAAGACTTAGCTAAACTCAGTAACTTATTCAAGGATAAATAA
- a CDS encoding dynamin family protein, producing MKLESMNTSLMSSKVDILISQLTGQKLEPKNISHPVVFLASVLAVLNGVIFADGIVAEEEKGKLEITLKYLCSYADNIYELAEIITKNIQQQKLYSIDNIITLAESLSESEKLLLLSLGYQMSVADGKIEINEQKYLKHIAFVLEIESQYQKALEAVLTNQENIEPDILADLQSLLDPCRFQELDKIFVLAAQQICEQLPQLEKQNINKFDDQDNISSPKASFSYQKLENFQIHRQQLKVLFNQVSLILKDSYKQGLLSDTLIKDLEKTSKSLQSQQFRVAVIGDFSQGKSTLLNALLREEIQPTRAIPCSGTVSLLKYGEKKRVICHYQDGTEEEIPFEKYEDKVTIDYEVALEQCDINQQLIENPIKEVIFEHPNLALCKNGVIIIDSPGLNEHPDRTAITKQILEDTDAIIFLTDASRPLTQREKEVLQELKQFLNGDNSEVSAENIFLVVNKWDLLRREKDRQQVRERIENIVFSPPALISGDNRVHFLSAQEALDSIINQAESEYLREFQHFTQTLEKFMSDERGYLVIKKYLHELNLIIQRCIADLTEYESFLNNEVILSKKAKQEVIEQIGEATGYDIQFQKKMEQLLSEASVQTKESFNRWLEGLSHRLYQKKSSWTSEYSHLWNQNKLAKDYTNQCVACLKKDIDTWVDNDLVKNILLPKIEILEEFITRKMAIIDQNLQSIDKKNNLTLSKKVSQLIKAVQVDITGGGGVLFGGLGGGAVALGLLAFTGVGFIGIIIAAILSWIASSFGLGLLDVDNIHDTIKNKVIEETIQQINKSQKSIEKDLDEFISTILESILKKGKEGIDKIIICCEDFFEKQEKIHQKNVEKRYQDKVLISQKHQELNQICAVIDVFLTEQVN from the coding sequence ATGAAGCTAGAATCTATGAATACGTCCTTAATGAGTTCAAAAGTTGACATTTTAATATCACAGTTAACAGGTCAAAAGTTAGAACCCAAAAATATTAGCCACCCAGTGGTTTTTCTAGCCTCTGTTTTAGCGGTTTTAAATGGGGTAATTTTTGCCGATGGAATAGTGGCAGAGGAGGAAAAAGGAAAATTAGAAATAACTCTTAAGTATTTATGCTCTTATGCAGATAATATTTATGAATTAGCGGAAATTATTACTAAAAATATTCAACAGCAGAAACTCTATTCTATCGATAATATAATTACTCTTGCAGAATCTTTATCAGAATCAGAAAAGCTACTTCTTCTAAGTTTAGGCTATCAAATGTCCGTTGCCGATGGAAAAATAGAGATAAATGAACAAAAGTATCTCAAGCACATTGCTTTTGTTCTTGAGATTGAAAGTCAATATCAAAAGGCACTTGAAGCAGTATTAACTAATCAAGAAAATATTGAACCAGATATTTTAGCTGATCTACAGTCCTTATTAGATCCTTGTCGTTTTCAAGAACTTGACAAAATCTTTGTTTTAGCTGCTCAACAGATTTGCGAACAATTACCCCAATTAGAAAAACAAAATATTAATAAGTTTGATGATCAGGATAATATCTCTTCTCCTAAAGCGAGTTTCTCTTATCAAAAACTAGAAAATTTCCAAATCCATCGACAACAGCTAAAAGTATTATTCAATCAAGTATCCTTGATTTTAAAAGATAGCTACAAACAGGGATTATTGTCTGATACGCTAATTAAAGACCTAGAAAAAACTTCTAAATCTCTGCAATCACAACAGTTTAGAGTGGCAGTTATTGGCGATTTCAGTCAAGGAAAATCAACCCTATTAAATGCACTACTGAGAGAAGAAATTCAACCCACTAGAGCTATCCCTTGTAGTGGAACAGTTAGTCTTTTAAAATATGGGGAGAAAAAACGAGTTATTTGTCACTATCAAGATGGTACAGAAGAAGAAATTCCTTTTGAAAAATATGAGGATAAAGTCACTATTGACTATGAGGTTGCATTAGAACAATGTGATATCAATCAACAACTAATAGAAAATCCTATCAAAGAAGTTATCTTCGAGCATCCCAATTTAGCTTTGTGTAAAAATGGGGTAATAATTATTGATTCTCCAGGGTTAAATGAACATCCTGACCGTACTGCTATCACTAAGCAAATTCTCGAAGATACGGATGCCATTATTTTTCTAACGGATGCTTCTCGCCCCCTAACTCAAAGAGAAAAAGAAGTTCTTCAAGAGTTAAAACAATTTTTAAATGGAGACAACTCAGAAGTTTCTGCTGAAAATATTTTTCTTGTCGTTAATAAATGGGATCTCTTGCGAAGAGAAAAGGATCGTCAACAAGTTAGAGAACGAATTGAAAATATTGTGTTTAGTCCACCTGCCTTAATAAGTGGAGATAATCGAGTTCATTTTTTATCTGCTCAAGAAGCTTTAGATTCTATTATTAATCAAGCCGAGAGTGAGTATTTAAGAGAATTTCAACATTTTACTCAAACCCTAGAAAAATTTATGAGTGACGAAAGAGGTTATTTAGTAATTAAGAAATATCTCCATGAATTGAACTTAATAATTCAGCGATGTATAGCCGATTTAACAGAATATGAAAGCTTTCTCAACAATGAAGTTATCCTTTCTAAAAAAGCTAAACAAGAGGTTATAGAACAAATAGGAGAAGCTACGGGGTATGATATACAATTTCAGAAAAAAATGGAGCAATTATTAAGCGAAGCAAGCGTCCAAACCAAAGAGTCTTTCAATCGATGGTTAGAAGGGTTAAGTCATCGGCTATATCAGAAAAAATCCTCATGGACATCTGAGTATTCGCATTTATGGAATCAAAACAAACTAGCTAAAGACTATACTAATCAATGTGTAGCTTGTTTGAAAAAAGATATAGATACATGGGTAGATAATGATTTAGTAAAAAACATTTTGTTACCAAAAATTGAAATATTAGAGGAATTTATAACAAGAAAAATGGCTATTATTGATCAAAATTTACAGTCAATAGACAAAAAAAATAACCTAACACTTAGTAAAAAAGTTTCTCAGTTGATTAAGGCTGTTCAAGTAGATATCACAGGAGGAGGAGGAGTCTTGTTTGGTGGATTAGGAGGAGGTGCTGTTGCACTGGGATTATTAGCTTTTACAGGGGTAGGATTTATTGGAATAATTATAGCTGCAATATTATCATGGATTGCCAGTTCTTTCGGGCTAGGTTTATTAGATGTTGATAACATTCATGATACCATAAAAAATAAAGTAATAGAAGAAACTATTCAACAGATCAACAAATCTCAAAAGTCAATTGAAAAAGATTTAGATGAATTTATTTCTACTATTTTAGAATCAATTTTAAAAAAGGGAAAGGAAGGCATAGATAAAATTATTATATGTTGTGAAGATTTCTTTGAAAAACAAGAAAAAATACATCAGAAAAATGTTGAAAAGCGTTACCAAGACAAGGTGTTGATTAGCCAAAAGCATCAAGAACTAAATCAGATATGTGCTGTAATCGATGTATTTTTAACAGAACAAGTTAATTAG
- a CDS encoding UDP-sulfoquinovose synthase, producing MKVLVIGGDGYCGWATALHLSNKGYDVGILDNLSRRYWDSKLGVDTLTPIAPIQKRIQRWQELTGKTIDLFVGDITDYSFLSQALQQFEPGAIVHFGEQRSAPYSMIDREHAVFTQVNNVVGTLNILYAMKEDFPDAHLVKLGTMGEYGTPNIDIEEGYITIEHNGRKDTLPYPKQPGSFYHLSKVHDSHNIHFACKIWGLRATDLNQGVVYGVLTEETGMDEMLINRLDYDGVFGTALNRFCIQAAIGHPLTVYGKGGQTRGFLDIRDTVRCIDIAIQNPAEEGKFRVFNQFTELFSISDLAMMVKKAGNSLGLDVEINNLDNPRVELEEHYFNAKNTKLLDLGLQPHYLSDSLLDSLLNFAEKYKGRVDKEQILPKVSWHRK from the coding sequence ATGAAAGTTCTTGTTATTGGCGGTGACGGTTATTGTGGTTGGGCAACCGCCCTACATCTTTCCAACAAAGGGTATGACGTTGGTATTCTCGACAACTTAAGTCGACGCTATTGGGACTCTAAACTGGGAGTGGATACCTTAACGCCCATTGCCCCTATTCAAAAACGCATTCAACGTTGGCAAGAATTGACAGGGAAAACAATCGACTTATTTGTTGGCGATATTACCGATTATAGCTTTTTAAGTCAAGCCTTACAGCAGTTTGAACCAGGGGCGATCGTCCATTTTGGGGAACAGCGATCGGCACCTTATTCAATGATTGATCGTGAACACGCGGTATTTACCCAGGTTAATAATGTGGTAGGGACGCTGAATATTCTCTACGCGATGAAAGAAGATTTCCCAGACGCTCACCTCGTTAAACTGGGAACTATGGGAGAATATGGTACACCGAATATTGATATTGAAGAAGGCTATATTACCATTGAACACAATGGCCGCAAAGATACATTACCCTATCCCAAACAACCCGGTAGTTTCTATCATTTAAGTAAGGTACACGATAGTCATAATATCCATTTTGCCTGCAAAATTTGGGGCTTACGAGCTACGGATCTCAACCAAGGGGTAGTTTATGGGGTATTGACGGAAGAAACAGGCATGGACGAAATGCTCATTAACCGTTTAGACTACGACGGTGTTTTCGGTACTGCTTTAAACCGTTTCTGTATTCAAGCGGCGATCGGTCATCCTTTGACGGTGTATGGGAAAGGTGGACAAACCAGAGGCTTCTTAGATATTCGTGATACCGTCAGATGTATTGATATTGCCATTCAAAACCCGGCTGAGGAAGGTAAATTCCGTGTCTTTAACCAGTTTACTGAATTATTCAGCATTAGTGATTTAGCCATGATGGTTAAAAAAGCAGGTAATTCTTTAGGGTTAGATGTAGAAATCAATAATCTAGATAACCCCAGGGTTGAGTTAGAAGAACACTATTTCAACGCTAAGAATACTAAGTTATTAGACTTAGGTTTACAACCCCATTATCTGTCTGATTCTCTCCTCGATTCTCTGTTAAATTTTGCTGAGAAATATAAAGGAAGAGTTGACAAAGAACAGATTTTACCCAAGGTTTCTTGGCATCGGAAATAA
- a CDS encoding mechanosensitive ion channel family protein, translating to MLEDWKNLSKWLSNPTVEKLIEVAVGIVVIWILLRLLRRFLGRYIKDADIRYRTRKGITFMGYLLILLYTASVFSNSLGQLTVVFGVVGAGIAFAMQEIIVSFAGWIAISFGQFYKPGDRVLLGGIMGDVIDISILRTTLMECGDWVKADLYNGRIVRIANSFVFKEPVYNYSGDFPFLWDEIKVPVKYGSDYKLARQLLDNVVHEVVGDYVHFAQEKWEKMVRKYLIEDARIEPMVTLIANDNWVEFTIRYVVDYKLRRAKKDELFIRILEEIDKTEGKIKLGSATFELVEAPNLNVNIQQ from the coding sequence ATGTTAGAAGATTGGAAAAATTTAAGTAAATGGTTATCGAATCCTACTGTAGAAAAATTAATAGAAGTTGCTGTTGGTATTGTTGTAATTTGGATTTTATTGCGGTTATTACGTCGGTTTTTAGGACGTTATATAAAAGATGCTGATATTCGTTATCGTACCCGTAAAGGAATTACCTTTATGGGTTATTTACTAATACTTTTATATACTGCTAGTGTATTTAGTAATAGTTTAGGTCAACTAACAGTTGTTTTTGGGGTTGTGGGTGCAGGAATTGCTTTTGCGATGCAAGAAATTATTGTTAGTTTTGCAGGTTGGATTGCTATTTCGTTCGGTCAATTTTATAAGCCAGGTGATAGGGTTTTATTAGGGGGTATTATGGGAGATGTAATCGATATTAGTATCTTGAGAACAACTTTAATGGAGTGTGGGGACTGGGTTAAAGCGGATCTTTATAATGGGAGAATTGTTAGGATTGCTAATAGTTTTGTTTTTAAAGAACCTGTCTATAATTATTCAGGAGATTTCCCTTTTCTTTGGGATGAAATTAAGGTTCCTGTTAAATATGGGTCAGACTACAAATTAGCTAGACAGTTATTAGATAATGTGGTTCATGAGGTGGTAGGAGACTATGTTCATTTTGCTCAAGAAAAATGGGAAAAAATGGTGCGTAAATACTTAATTGAAGACGCAAGAATAGAGCCAATGGTGACATTAATTGCCAATGATAATTGGGTAGAATTTACAATTCGTTATGTGGTTGACTATAAGCTACGTCGAGCTAAGAAAGATGAACTTTTTATTAGAATCCTAGAAGAAATAGATAAAACTGAAGGCAAAATCAAGTTGGGTTCTGCTACTTTTGAATTAGTAGAAGCTCCTAATTTGAATGTTAATATTCAGCAATAA
- the nfi gene encoding deoxyribonuclease V (cleaves DNA at apurinic or apyrimidinic sites): MTIEAIYINNYSNCVRDNFGFKDNYTMTKAAVAVLKLPSLELVESQTALIPTTFPYIPGFLSFREIPALLKVIEKLTIIPDIILCDGQGIAHPRRLGIASHLGVLLNIPTIGVAKSLLIGKHEEVPLEKGSWKPLIDKKEVIGAVLRSRTNVKPIYVSIGHKISLPTALDYVMACLTKYRLPETTRWADKLASDK, translated from the coding sequence ATAACAATAGAAGCTATATATATCAATAATTATAGCAATTGTGTACGAGATAATTTTGGGTTTAAAGATAACTACACAATGACAAAAGCAGCAGTTGCTGTATTAAAATTGCCCAGTTTAGAATTAGTAGAAAGTCAAACAGCATTAATACCCACAACCTTTCCTTATATTCCTGGTTTCTTATCGTTTAGAGAAATTCCGGCACTATTAAAAGTGATAGAAAAACTGACGATTATTCCTGATATCATTCTCTGTGATGGACAAGGAATAGCCCATCCGAGACGCTTGGGTATTGCTTCTCATTTAGGGGTTTTACTCAATATTCCCACTATTGGTGTGGCTAAATCTTTATTAATAGGAAAACATGAAGAAGTTCCCCTAGAAAAAGGCTCCTGGAAACCATTAATTGATAAAAAAGAAGTCATAGGAGCCGTATTAAGATCAAGGACAAACGTAAAACCTATTTATGTTTCTATTGGTCATAAAATTAGTTTACCCACAGCCCTAGATTATGTGATGGCTTGTTTGACAAAATATCGCTTACCCGAAACCACTAGATGGGCAGATAAGTTAGCATCAGATAAATAA
- a CDS encoding tyrosine-type recombinase/integrase, which produces MSSIPDWILEPESWLREQNSKAQQLLLNPLLKKDIWKTREDLGLDINQHGKVLTIPFQGIEQDWLKLLAMLYVLVRSQRKLSARYIRHDVHYLSRFSRFLTQQSILTPEQINDQLFEEFDYYLRSSKLSQRSISLHYMTLINFFNLCRQEEWLDVNTYWFKGKYKNSTPKNDDIEYIPEEVWQQLDEHLHHLPDPIQRMVLIIRGTGLRIGELLNLPLDCLRRRDKQWRLRFLTEKYKTEDEIPICSELAAVVQEQQDYIREHFGNNYNNLFGSNDGSHHYKPAPRIMKLDTFSRYLNKLAQNHNISTKEGEVWHFRSHQFRRTLATVMTNAGVRDLIIQKYLRHRSPDMQNHYKHLLKEVLGEEYQELMKETKYVDSTGSLVATHKPKNPITEMVRRKMYEITTQYGECHRPILKSPCQTVNACLRCEHWRTSTEDLDYLKEDLNRIETEINIANKLGMVRQEKGLISDQQRLSVRVQGLEKVND; this is translated from the coding sequence ATGAGTAGTATTCCTGATTGGATTTTAGAACCTGAAAGTTGGTTGAGGGAACAGAATAGTAAAGCTCAACAACTCTTACTCAATCCTTTACTAAAAAAGGATATTTGGAAAACCAGAGAGGATTTAGGATTAGACATTAATCAGCATGGAAAAGTATTAACTATTCCCTTTCAAGGTATTGAACAAGATTGGTTGAAGTTACTGGCTATGCTGTATGTTTTAGTGAGAAGTCAACGCAAGTTATCTGCTAGATATATTAGACATGATGTTCATTACTTAAGTCGATTTTCACGATTCCTAACTCAGCAATCAATCTTAACCCCTGAACAAATTAATGACCAACTGTTTGAGGAGTTTGATTACTATTTACGGTCATCTAAATTATCACAAAGATCCATCTCACTTCATTACATGACCCTAATTAACTTTTTCAATCTCTGTCGTCAAGAAGAATGGTTAGATGTTAACACTTACTGGTTCAAGGGAAAATATAAAAACTCAACTCCTAAAAATGATGACATTGAGTACATTCCTGAAGAAGTTTGGCAACAATTAGATGAGCATCTCCATCATTTGCCTGACCCTATTCAAAGGATGGTATTAATCATTAGAGGGACAGGGTTACGCATTGGAGAACTGCTTAATTTACCCTTAGATTGTTTACGAAGACGAGATAAACAATGGCGTTTAAGATTTCTAACTGAAAAGTACAAAACCGAAGATGAAATACCCATTTGTAGTGAATTAGCTGCGGTTGTTCAAGAACAGCAAGACTATATCAGGGAGCATTTTGGGAATAATTATAACAATTTATTTGGAAGTAATGATGGAAGTCATCACTACAAACCAGCCCCTAGAATTATGAAATTAGACACCTTTAGTCGCTACCTGAATAAATTAGCTCAAAACCATAATATCAGCACAAAAGAAGGTGAAGTTTGGCATTTTCGGTCACATCAATTTAGAAGAACATTGGCTACTGTGATGACCAATGCAGGAGTCAGAGACTTAATTATTCAAAAGTACCTGAGACACCGTTCTCCTGATATGCAGAACCATTATAAACACTTACTCAAAGAGGTATTAGGGGAAGAATATCAGGAGTTAATGAAAGAGACAAAATATGTTGACAGTACAGGTTCTTTAGTCGCTACTCATAAACCCAAAAACCCCATCACTGAGATGGTACGACGAAAAATGTATGAGATTACCACTCAGTATGGGGAATGTCATCGACCTATTTTAAAATCTCCCTGTCAAACAGTTAATGCTTGTTTACGGTGTGAACATTGGCGAACTTCTACAGAGGATTTGGATTATCTAAAAGAGGATCTCAACCGAATAGAAACTGAGATAAATATTGCTAATAAGTTAGGAATGGTTAGGCAAGAAAAAGGTTTAATCAGTGACCAGCAACGTTTAAGTGTTCGTGTTCAAGGATTGGAGAAAGTCAATGATTGA
- the dnaB gene encoding replicative DNA helicase, with protein sequence MTNNITPQNIEAEESILGGILLDPNAISRVADILPPEAFYVMAHQQIYQAALDLYHKDQPCDFMTVKTWLKDYKLFTKVGGENKLTQLLDRTVSAVNIDRYAALVVDKYQRRLLINAAREIEELGYDTVTELPSVLELSEEKLFKVTVDEKDPFQPQPIHDCLRDVFNELEEGKSPAYSTGLTDLDKLTGGLTRKDLIIIAGRASMGKTWFSIYLANHVAMTYQVPVVFFSAEMSKTQLTKRFLAIHSGIDSSRLMRNEIYQDEYDSLVKGLGILTELPIIIDDTPANTLTPSRMRSVLRRIKAEKGSIGLVVMDYIQKLGDRAAGNRAQAVGKFSGAFKDIAKEFDCPFIALAQINRGVEGQANKRPFMSDIKDSGDIEQDMDLGLLLYRDEYYNPDTQDKGIMEINVAKNRNGQTGVCQVQFNPVVGVFFNS encoded by the coding sequence ATGACTAATAATATTACCCCTCAGAACATTGAAGCAGAAGAAAGCATTTTAGGAGGTATTCTCTTAGATCCTAATGCTATTAGTAGAGTAGCAGACATCTTACCTCCTGAAGCTTTTTATGTCATGGCTCATCAACAAATTTATCAAGCAGCTTTAGACCTTTACCATAAAGACCAACCTTGTGATTTTATGACGGTCAAGACTTGGTTAAAAGACTATAAACTTTTTACTAAAGTAGGGGGAGAGAATAAGTTAACCCAATTACTTGATAGGACAGTTTCTGCGGTTAATATAGACCGTTACGCTGCTTTAGTAGTTGATAAGTATCAGCGTCGTTTATTGATTAATGCAGCTCGTGAGATTGAAGAATTGGGTTATGATACGGTCACGGAATTACCCTCTGTTTTGGAACTCTCAGAAGAAAAGTTATTTAAAGTTACAGTTGATGAAAAAGATCCCTTTCAACCTCAACCCATTCATGACTGTCTGAGGGATGTTTTTAATGAATTAGAAGAAGGGAAAAGTCCTGCTTATTCGACTGGGTTAACTGACTTAGATAAGTTAACAGGAGGATTGACAAGAAAAGACTTAATTATTATTGCTGGTCGTGCCTCAATGGGTAAGACTTGGTTCTCTATTTATCTAGCTAATCATGTAGCTATGACTTATCAAGTTCCTGTGGTCTTCTTCTCAGCAGAGATGTCTAAAACTCAGTTAACTAAACGGTTTCTAGCCATACACTCAGGGATAGATTCGTCAAGATTAATGCGGAATGAAATTTATCAAGATGAATATGATTCCTTAGTTAAAGGATTAGGAATACTGACTGAGTTACCCATTATTATTGATGACACTCCTGCTAATACCTTAACTCCTTCAAGAATGCGCTCTGTGTTACGCAGAATTAAAGCAGAAAAGGGAAGCATTGGGTTAGTGGTAATGGATTATATTCAAAAGTTAGGAGACAGAGCAGCAGGGAATAGAGCGCAAGCTGTAGGGAAGTTTTCAGGGGCATTTAAGGACATAGCGAAAGAGTTTGATTGTCCTTTTATTGCCTTAGCACAGATTAACCGAGGGGTAGAAGGACAAGCTAACAAACGTCCTTTTATGAGTGATATAAAAGACTCTGGGGATATTGAACAGGATATGGATCTCGGACTGCTATTATATCGGGATGAATATTATAATCCTGACACTCAAGATAAGGGGATTATGGAGATTAATGTGGCTAAAAATAGAAATGGACAAACGGGAGTTTGTCAGGTGCAGTTTAATCCTGTAGTTGGAGTATTCTTCAATAGTTAA
- a CDS encoding tyrosine-type recombinase/integrase, with the protein MLPSTIFNFSDDNWDLRAINPNFDQRDIAHSTANFSSIKPDWFKQEAKKHIYHLCKAGQSNTFGTIKHHLSALRIFSRYLSQTNITGFDQINRSIILDYLAKEQKVTKDKLGGLRSFFTAGTIRGWFTIDQDIIRDEDYPKRRRGNPDPLSDVVREQIEQNLHMLPDPIVRMWLVCFFAAMRPSELALLKKDCLVQEGQHWKLVWQRKKTKDYHEIPISRTIAKVVQEQQEYINNLWGDEWDYLFCHYHGLSEVHLSQPKLKPIRKVIPQSRNPLVTVINCLIKSENILDENGQLAEFTPKLLRPTRLTQLFEQGHDLAVVSAWAGHKHFATTSTYYTEVSCDLMEREAGHIQQALVNSDGHRLPYESLPKSFWEKPQAHKLELSGTHINTPIYGYCGLDLDQDCDKFRACYTCQSFVAVPEKLPQYLKVRDELRGKEAKALASGQDVLVEQFSRQADQLDKIIASLQEAA; encoded by the coding sequence TTGTTACCCTCTACTATTTTTAACTTTAGTGATGATAACTGGGATTTAAGAGCAATAAACCCTAACTTTGACCAACGAGACATAGCCCATTCCACTGCTAACTTTAGCTCAATTAAACCAGACTGGTTTAAACAAGAAGCCAAAAAACATATTTATCATTTATGTAAAGCTGGTCAATCTAACACCTTTGGGACAATTAAACATCATTTATCAGCCTTAAGAATTTTCTCTCGTTATCTCAGTCAAACTAATATAACTGGTTTTGACCAAATTAATCGCAGTATAATCTTAGATTACTTAGCTAAAGAACAGAAAGTAACTAAAGATAAACTCGGAGGATTACGCAGTTTTTTTACCGCAGGAACAATTCGAGGTTGGTTTACCATTGACCAGGATATTATTCGAGATGAAGACTATCCTAAACGGCGTAGAGGCAACCCAGATCCCTTATCTGATGTGGTTCGAGAACAAATTGAACAGAACCTACATATGTTACCAGATCCCATTGTCAGAATGTGGTTGGTTTGTTTCTTTGCAGCCATGCGTCCCTCAGAATTAGCCTTACTAAAAAAAGACTGTTTAGTTCAAGAAGGACAACATTGGAAATTAGTCTGGCAAAGAAAAAAGACAAAGGATTATCACGAAATTCCTATTAGTAGAACCATTGCTAAAGTGGTTCAAGAACAACAAGAATACATTAATAATTTGTGGGGTGATGAATGGGACTATCTGTTTTGTCATTATCATGGCTTGTCTGAAGTCCATCTATCACAACCTAAGTTAAAACCTATCAGAAAAGTTATTCCTCAATCGAGAAATCCGCTAGTAACTGTTATCAACTGTCTAATTAAATCTGAAAACATCTTAGATGAAAATGGTCAATTAGCTGAATTCACACCAAAGCTTTTAAGACCGACTCGTTTAACTCAACTCTTTGAACAAGGACATGATTTAGCGGTTGTTAGTGCATGGGCAGGACATAAACATTTCGCCACAACCAGCACTTATTATACCGAAGTAAGTTGTGACTTAATGGAACGAGAAGCAGGTCATATTCAACAAGCATTAGTTAATAGTGATGGACACCGTTTACCCTACGAATCTTTACCTAAATCCTTCTGGGAAAAGCCTCAAGCTCATAAATTAGAACTGTCTGGCACTCATATCAATACCCCCATTTATGGGTATTGTGGACTCGATTTAGACCAAGATTGTGACAAGTTTAGAGCCTGTTATACTTGTCAATCTTTTGTCGCTGTTCCTGAAAAGCTTCCCCAATATCTCAAAGTTCGAGATGAGTTAAGAGGCAAAGAAGCCAAAGCCTTAGCCAGTGGTCAAGACGTATTAGTTGAACAATTTAGTAGACAAGCTGACCAACTGGACAAAATCATCGCTAGTTTACAGGAGGCAGCATGA